Proteins encoded in a region of the Zea mays cultivar B73 chromosome 4, Zm-B73-REFERENCE-NAM-5.0, whole genome shotgun sequence genome:
- the LOC103652908 gene encoding translation initiation factor IF-2, translating into MDAAEARRSSSASSSPEFEFWPLHPNPAASPSCADELFAGGVLLPLPVLTPKPASSNIGSGISQCVPVAEPEPEPGEAFLLATVSPPPASITSTALPTATGGGGGGSKRWTDIFSKKPAPGAEEKDRDKEREKRKDGAGNRKQGGHSHSNGAGSELNINIWPFSRSRSAGGGSGSGSGTSKPRPPARKVSSAPCSRSNSRGEAGAPPLRRWVASPGRSGGGGVAVGRSSPVWQIRRPAAKPAPVPTSAPSASEPFTDRRAPPPRHKEKPASAARKPGLGSGVRGLNLSVNSCIGYRHQVSCRRADVGAARGGGGLFGIKGLFSKKVH; encoded by the coding sequence ATGGACGCCGCCGAGGCGAGGAGGAGCAGCAGCGCGTCCTCCTCCCCGGAGTTCGAGTTCTGGCCGCTCCACCCCAACCCCGCCGCCTCGCCCTCCTGCGCCGACGAGCTCTTTGCCGGCGGGGTACTCCTCCCGCTCCCCGTCCTCACACCGAAACCCGCATCAAGTAACATTGGCAGCGGCATCAGCCAATGCGTGCCCGTcgcggagccggagccggagccagGAGAGGCGTTCCTTCTCGCGACCGTCTCGCCGCCTCCGGCCTCGATCACTTCCACAGCTCTGCCCACCGccaccggaggaggaggaggagggtccAAGCGCTGGACCGACATCTTTTCCAAGAAGCCGGCGCCGGGAGCCGAGGAGAAGGACCGGGACAAGGAGAGGGAGAAGCGCAAGGACGGCGCCGGGAACCGGAAACAGGGCGGGCACTCCCACTCCAACGGCGCGGGCTCCGAGCTGAACATCAACATCTGGCCCTTCTCGCGGAGCCGCTCGGCCGGCGGCGGGtccgggtccgggtccggcacgtCCAAGCCGCGGCCGCCCGCTCGGAAGGTCAGCAGCGCGCCGTGCTCGCGCAGCAACTCCCGCGGCGAGGCCGGCGCGCCCCCGCTCCGGCGGTGGGTGGCGAGCCCGGGCCGCTCCGGCGGCGGTGGCGTGGCGGTGGGCCGATCCAGCCCGGTCTGGCAGATCCGGCGACCGGCTGCCAAGCCTGCACCCGTCCCCACCTCCGCCCCTTCAGCCTCAGAGCCGTTCACCGAcaggcgggcgccgccgccgcggcacAAGGAGAAACCGGCCAGCGCTGCTCGGAAGCCTGGCCTTGGCAGCGGCGTCCGCGGCTTGAACTTGAGCGTGAACTCCTGCATCGGATACCGGCACCAGGTCAGCTGCCGGCGCGCGGACGTCGGCgccgcccgcggcggcggcgggctgTTCGGCATCAAGGGGCTCTTCTCCAAGAAGGTGCATTGA